The DNA sequence CGGATCTTCTGTGTCGCCATTCGCAAGAACCTCTTTGAACGACCTCTGAACCGTGAGGCGGTACGCCCGTCAACGCCTGGATTTCAGAGAACCGTTTCTTCGGAACGAAGGGGCGCGGTGTGTACCACCACACCCCAGGGGTTGCAACTGGATTTCCACCTGCTCCCCGGAACGACCCCCAAAGGGCCCTCCGGAGAGCCGGTGGCCTGAGAGCTACGCGATGATTTCAGCCACGACGCCCGCGCCCACCGTGCGGCCGCCTTCACGAACAGCGAACCGGAGCTCCTTCTCCATCGCGACCGGGGTGATCAGCTCCACCTCGATGGCGATGTTGTCGCCCGGCATGAC is a window from the Corallococcus silvisoli genome containing:
- a CDS encoding EF-Tu C-terminal domain-related protein, whose protein sequence is VMPGDNIAIEVELITPVAMEKELRFAVREGGRTVGAGVVAEIIA